Proteins from one Desulfonema limicola genomic window:
- a CDS encoding response regulator, with product MSHKNKILIVDDSKSIVAAIVDILQDDFELKTAYSGEEALEVIKDFKPDLLLLDVVMTGISGYEVCRKIRSEGSYGYTKIIMISSKTMLEELLKGYEAGADDYIGKPFKEEELLAKVRVFMRLKSVEDELKRVNSILDEQVRVRTKQLLDAEKMAVIGRYAAGIVHNLNNPLQAIMGNAELLSIKHPDNQNIMNLRKAAAQMKKIISSILSTSYKESGTDYTFINLNEILIDQIELFKANPFFKHKINIQMDLNDLPAYGGIYHHFSQSFGNFIKNAVDAMYKSSIRILSVSTSVVNEYIIIKISDTGHGIAPSKMDKIFNPFFTTKPLSASDDRPTGTGLGLASAKEMIGSYGGDILVQSEVDKGTTLTVKLPYNKP from the coding sequence ATGAGCCATAAGAATAAAATACTTATAGTTGACGATTCCAAATCAATTGTTGCTGCTATTGTGGATATACTTCAGGATGATTTTGAGCTGAAAACAGCATACAGCGGTGAAGAAGCACTTGAAGTCATTAAAGATTTTAAGCCAGACCTGCTCCTTTTGGATGTTGTTATGACCGGAATCAGCGGTTACGAAGTCTGCCGCAAAATAAGATCTGAAGGCTCTTATGGATATACCAAGATAATTATGATTTCAAGCAAAACAATGCTTGAAGAGCTTTTGAAAGGTTATGAGGCAGGTGCAGATGATTATATAGGCAAGCCTTTTAAAGAAGAGGAACTCCTGGCAAAAGTCCGGGTATTCATGCGTTTAAAATCTGTGGAAGATGAATTAAAAAGAGTAAACAGTATTCTTGACGAACAAGTCAGGGTCAGGACAAAACAACTGCTTGATGCTGAAAAAATGGCAGTAATAGGCCGATATGCAGCAGGAATTGTCCATAACCTGAATAACCCGCTTCAGGCTATTATGGGCAATGCAGAACTTTTATCAATAAAACATCCTGATAATCAAAATATCATGAATCTGAGAAAAGCTGCAGCCCAGATGAAAAAAATAATAAGCAGTATTTTAAGCACCAGTTACAAAGAAAGCGGTACTGATTATACATTTATAAACTTAAATGAAATTTTAATTGACCAGATAGAATTATTTAAAGCCAATCCTTTTTTTAAGCATAAAATAAATATTCAAATGGATTTAAACGATCTTCCTGCATATGGGGGTATTTATCACCATTTCAGCCAGAGTTTTGGAAACTTTATAAAAAATGCTGTTGATGCCATGTATAAAAGCAGCATCAGAATATTATCAGTATCAACTTCTGTTGTAAATGAATACATTATAATTAAAATCTCAGATACAGGACACGGTATTGCTCCCAGCAAAATGGATAAAATCTTTAATCCTTTTTTTACTACAAAACCCCTTTCTGCTTCTGACGACCGTCCCACAGGCACCGGCCTGGGTCTTGCTTCTGCAAAGGAAATGATTGGTTCCTACGGTGGAGATATCCTTGTACAGTCAGAGGTTGATAAAGGAACAACCCTGACAGTAAAACTGCCTTATAATAAGCCTTGA
- the thrC gene encoding threonine synthase, which produces MKIQDFPDEIKNYLIPEHKGKLIYRCLKCSGEYSIENLLYTCPDCGQVLLIYDENFDLLKDIDGKTWHKIFDYRKMLKIPALKGIYLFHEFIGPVIPLDDIVYLGEGHTPVVEANKIMQEKAGIRFFFKNDGQNPSASFKDRGMASALSYINFLVKSSKISDVLAVCASTGDTSAAAALYASYLKPHIKSAVLLPHKKVTPQQLSQPLGSGASVFEIPGVFDDCMKVVENLAENYNVALLNSKNAWRILGQESYSYEIAQEFEYNMSDKVVVVPIGNAGNITAVMNGFIKFYNTGIIDTLPTIIGVQSEHANPVYKYYLEPDPEKRKFIPVTVRPSVAQAAMIGNPVSMPRVIMLVNHYNQTAGKQKVFFMEVSEQDIMDWELAANHNGHIACTHGGESLAGLVAARKMGIVQENETAIVDSTAHALKFAGFQEMYFENSFPREFGISPDPGLINKPVLMRPADLKKVPAPGKPLEDSDFQIFIQKVSEDIARKLNLKALK; this is translated from the coding sequence TTGAAAATACAAGATTTTCCTGATGAAATAAAAAATTATCTTATTCCTGAACACAAAGGAAAACTCATATACCGGTGCCTTAAATGCTCAGGAGAATATAGTATTGAAAACCTTCTTTACACCTGTCCTGACTGCGGTCAGGTACTGCTCATATATGATGAAAATTTTGACCTTTTAAAAGATATTGACGGCAAAACATGGCATAAGATATTTGATTATCGTAAAATGCTGAAAATACCTGCACTAAAAGGTATTTATCTTTTTCATGAATTTATCGGACCCGTTATTCCCTTAGATGATATTGTCTATCTTGGCGAAGGTCATACACCTGTTGTGGAAGCCAATAAAATTATGCAGGAAAAAGCAGGCATTAGATTCTTTTTTAAAAATGACGGACAGAACCCAAGCGCATCATTTAAAGACAGGGGTATGGCAAGTGCTTTGAGCTATATAAATTTCCTGGTTAAGAGCAGTAAAATTTCAGATGTACTTGCTGTCTGTGCTTCCACAGGAGACACTTCAGCAGCAGCAGCTCTTTATGCTTCTTATCTTAAACCTCATATTAAATCTGCAGTACTGCTTCCCCATAAAAAGGTTACCCCCCAGCAGCTTTCACAGCCATTAGGAAGCGGGGCTTCGGTTTTTGAAATCCCGGGTGTTTTTGATGACTGCATGAAAGTTGTTGAAAATCTGGCTGAAAACTATAATGTAGCACTTCTGAATTCAAAAAATGCCTGGCGGATTCTGGGACAGGAATCATATTCATATGAGATTGCCCAGGAATTTGAATATAATATGTCTGATAAGGTTGTTGTTGTTCCCATTGGAAATGCAGGCAATATAACAGCAGTTATGAACGGATTTATAAAATTCTATAATACCGGCATTATTGATACCCTGCCAACAATCATAGGAGTTCAGTCAGAACATGCAAATCCTGTTTATAAATATTACCTGGAACCTGATCCTGAAAAAAGGAAATTTATCCCTGTAACTGTAAGACCAAGCGTAGCCCAGGCAGCAATGATTGGCAATCCTGTTTCAATGCCCAGAGTTATAATGCTTGTAAACCATTATAACCAAACAGCAGGAAAACAAAAGGTGTTTTTTATGGAAGTCAGTGAACAGGATATAATGGACTGGGAACTTGCCGCAAATCATAATGGGCATATTGCCTGTACCCATGGGGGCGAATCCCTGGCAGGTCTTGTTGCTGCCAGGAAAATGGGGATAGTCCAGGAAAATGAGACTGCCATAGTTGATTCTACTGCACATGCCCTTAAATTTGCCGGATTTCAGGAAATGTATTTTGAAAACAGCTTTCCCCGGGAATTTGGAATTTCTCCTGATCCTGGTTTAATTAACAAGCCGGTATTAATGCGGCCTGCTGACCTGAAAAAGGTTCCTGCTCCAGGCAAACCCCTGGAAGATTCTGATTTTCAGATATTTATTCAGAAAGTGTCAGAAGATATTGCCAGGAAACTGAATCTAAAAGCTTTAAAATAA
- the serS gene encoding serine--tRNA ligase, which translates to MLEIKFVRQNISDVKKALEKRGNITNLEVFMEKDAERRDLLQDIEELRHQRNVVSDQIADLKKKGEDAQKLVNEMREVSGKIKELDKKLAEYETIVYDILMMLPNIPHPSIPVGKDESDNIVIKQEGKRPDFSFAPKPHWDIGEYLGILDFERAAKITGARFPLYLGAGARLERALINFMLDIHTKEHGYKEILPPFIVNRKTMTGTGQLPKFEEDLFKLEGLDYYLIPTAEVPVTNIYSDEVLEQSMLPIYCTAYTPCFRSEAGSYGKDTRGLIRQHQFNKVEMVKFALPENSYDELETLLDNAETILRRLELPYQVITLCTGDIGFSAAKTYDIEVWMPSQGVYREISSCSNFEDFQARRANIRFKRKGKKGTELVHTLNGSGLAVGRTVAAILENFQQDDGCVIIPEALRPYMGGLEKIVPE; encoded by the coding sequence ATGCTGGAAATCAAGTTTGTCAGGCAAAATATATCTGATGTTAAAAAAGCCCTGGAAAAACGGGGAAACATCACTAACCTTGAAGTTTTTATGGAAAAAGATGCAGAGCGCAGGGATCTGCTTCAAGACATTGAAGAACTGCGACATCAGCGCAATGTGGTTTCCGATCAGATTGCAGATTTGAAAAAAAAAGGGGAAGATGCCCAGAAACTTGTAAATGAGATGCGCGAGGTTTCAGGAAAAATAAAAGAGCTGGACAAAAAACTGGCTGAATATGAAACTATTGTTTATGATATTCTCATGATGCTTCCCAATATTCCCCACCCTTCAATACCTGTTGGCAAAGATGAATCTGACAATATTGTAATCAAGCAGGAAGGAAAAAGACCGGATTTTTCCTTTGCACCAAAACCACACTGGGATATTGGCGAGTATCTTGGTATCCTTGATTTTGAACGGGCTGCAAAAATAACCGGTGCAAGATTTCCTCTTTACCTGGGAGCAGGGGCAAGGCTGGAAAGAGCATTAATCAACTTTATGCTGGATATTCATACAAAAGAACATGGTTACAAAGAAATCCTGCCGCCCTTTATAGTCAACAGGAAAACCATGACCGGAACAGGGCAGCTTCCAAAATTTGAAGAAGATCTTTTTAAGCTCGAAGGACTTGACTATTACCTGATTCCTACTGCTGAAGTTCCTGTTACCAATATTTACAGTGATGAAGTTTTAGAACAAAGTATGCTTCCCATATACTGCACAGCCTATACACCATGCTTTCGGTCCGAAGCTGGATCGTATGGCAAAGACACAAGGGGTCTTATAAGACAGCATCAATTTAATAAGGTTGAAATGGTAAAATTTGCACTTCCTGAAAATTCCTATGATGAGCTTGAAACACTTTTAGACAATGCAGAAACTATTCTAAGGCGATTAGAACTGCCTTATCAGGTTATAACTCTTTGTACCGGAGATATTGGGTTTTCAGCAGCCAAAACCTATGATATTGAAGTCTGGATGCCTTCCCAGGGGGTTTACCGGGAAATTTCATCATGCAGTAATTTTGAAGATTTCCAGGCCAGGCGAGCCAATATCCGGTTTAAAAGAAAAGGAAAAAAAGGAACTGAACTGGTTCATACCTTAAATGGTTCAGGTCTTGCGGTCGGCAGAACTGTTGCTGCAATCCTTGAAAACTTCCAGCAGGACGACGGCTGTGTTATCATACCTGAAGCATTGAGACCGTATATGGGTGGACTGGAAAAGATTGTTCCTGAATAA
- a CDS encoding 5-formyltetrahydrofolate cyclo-ligase translates to MESNIPLLYMNLEGEVDSQPIIKRSIAKKKIVVLPVFNKEKHSITLMKVDNFETDLHPGPRGVLEPNPEVCKKVPLDKVDIAIIPGFAFDEKGGRIGSGNGYYDRLIPRLSPTARKVSLIMESQMIPQVPMESHDKYVDIIITEERVIYKI, encoded by the coding sequence ATGGAGTCCAATATACCTTTGCTTTACATGAATCTTGAAGGTGAAGTAGATTCTCAGCCCATTATCAAAAGATCCATAGCTAAAAAAAAGATTGTCGTTCTTCCGGTATTTAATAAAGAAAAACATTCAATAACCTTGATGAAAGTTGACAACTTTGAAACAGACCTCCACCCAGGTCCCAGGGGTGTGCTGGAACCAAATCCCGAAGTCTGTAAAAAAGTACCCCTTGACAAGGTTGATATTGCCATTATTCCCGGGTTTGCCTTTGATGAAAAAGGCGGAAGAATAGGGTCTGGAAACGGATATTATGACAGGCTTATCCCCAGGCTCTCACCAACTGCCAGGAAGGTTTCTTTAATTATGGAAAGCCAGATGATTCCCCAGGTGCCAATGGAATCCCATGATAAATATGTTGATATTATTATAACAGAAGAAAGAGTCATATATAAGATTTAG
- a CDS encoding protein-L-isoaspartate(D-aspartate) O-methyltransferase, with product MEKEISKYSHIRNEMVKKQIEARGITDARVIKAMKKVPRHLFVNEALTDQAYGDFPLPIGDQQTISQPYIVSEMTQALTLSEKDRVLEIGTGSGYQTAILAEIVYRVYTIERIHDLYIRARRLFDKFKYHNIVTRYSDGTSGWKDESPFDAIIVTAGAPAIPQPLINQLAIGGRMVIPVGNRYVQEMIKIYKDEDGITQTSLGGCRFVKLIGEHGWTIN from the coding sequence ATGGAAAAAGAAATTTCAAAATATTCTCATATTCGCAATGAGATGGTAAAAAAGCAGATCGAAGCACGGGGAATAACAGATGCCAGGGTGATCAAAGCCATGAAAAAGGTACCCAGGCATCTTTTTGTTAATGAGGCCCTGACAGATCAGGCATATGGCGATTTCCCTCTGCCTATTGGAGATCAGCAGACAATTTCACAGCCTTATATTGTATCTGAAATGACCCAGGCCCTGACTCTTTCGGAAAAAGACAGGGTTTTGGAAATAGGTACAGGCTCAGGGTATCAGACAGCAATCCTTGCAGAAATAGTTTACAGGGTTTATACAATTGAAAGGATACATGACCTTTATATAAGAGCCAGGCGGCTTTTTGATAAATTCAAATATCACAATATTGTAACACGCTATTCAGACGGAACATCAGGCTGGAAAGATGAAAGCCCTTTTGATGCTATTATTGTAACTGCCGGGGCACCGGCAATTCCCCAGCCCCTTATAAATCAGCTTGCAATAGGAGGCAGAATGGTTATCCCTGTGGGAAACCGTTATGTCCAGGAAATGATAAAAATCTATAAAGATGAAGACGGCATTACTCAAACCAGCCTCGGGGGATGCAGATTTGTTAAACTTATTGGAGAACACGGCTGGACTATAAACTGA
- a CDS encoding DUF368 domain-containing protein — protein MELKNKFMLYLKGIAMGAADAVPGVSGGTIAFISGIYEELIDSIRSFNITGLKLLKSLDFKGFWEHINGLFLIILFAGIATSILFFSRIILYCLVHYPEMLWAFFFGLIIASALVVGKKISQWNSKIIFSSIAGIFAGYYITIAVPAQTPETLSFIFFSGMIAICAMILPGISGSFILVLLSKYEYVFTAVKDFNMAVIITFGSGCVIGLLSFSHLLNWTLKRFHDLTIAMLTGLMIGSLNKVWPWKEVLKTYTNHKGQIKPLIEQNILPASYFEITGRESYVFYALALAAAGFLLVWFLEKLTIEYPDKS, from the coding sequence ATGGAATTAAAAAATAAATTCATGCTTTACTTAAAAGGTATTGCAATGGGAGCAGCAGATGCTGTTCCAGGGGTTTCTGGTGGAACTATTGCTTTTATTTCAGGAATTTATGAAGAATTGATAGATTCCATACGCTCCTTTAACATCACAGGATTAAAGCTGCTCAAATCCCTTGATTTTAAAGGATTCTGGGAACATATAAACGGCTTGTTTCTGATAATTTTATTTGCAGGCATAGCCACATCCATACTTTTTTTTTCAAGGATTATCCTTTACTGCCTTGTTCATTACCCTGAAATGCTGTGGGCTTTTTTTTTCGGCCTGATAATTGCTTCAGCCCTTGTTGTAGGTAAAAAAATTTCCCAATGGAATTCAAAGATTATCTTCAGCAGTATTGCAGGTATCTTTGCTGGATATTATATTACCATAGCTGTTCCTGCCCAGACCCCTGAAACACTGAGCTTTATCTTTTTCTCAGGAATGATTGCCATATGTGCCATGATTCTTCCAGGTATATCAGGGAGCTTTATTCTTGTACTGCTTTCAAAATATGAATATGTTTTTACTGCTGTAAAGGATTTTAATATGGCAGTCATAATAACCTTTGGAAGCGGATGCGTCATAGGGCTGCTTTCATTTTCCCATCTGCTTAACTGGACTCTGAAAAGATTCCATGACTTGACAATTGCCATGCTCACAGGCTTAATGATTGGTTCTCTTAACAAGGTGTGGCCCTGGAAAGAGGTTCTAAAAACATATACAAACCATAAAGGCCAGATAAAGCCTCTTATTGAACAAAATATTCTGCCTGCATCCTATTTTGAAATTACAGGCAGGGAATCCTATGTTTTTTATGCTCTTGCCTTAGCTGCTGCCGGATTTCTGCTTGTATGGTTTCTGGAAAAGCTGACAATTGAATATCCAGATAAATCATAA
- a CDS encoding selenium metabolism-associated LysR family transcriptional regulator, whose translation MDLWQLNIFCKVVEFKSFSKAGKKANLSQPTVSSHIKDLEDHFGCRLIDRLSKEAVPTSAGKLLYEYAKKLLRLRDETETALAEFHGNIQGRLIIGGSTIPGVYILPRIIGSFVKEYPGVTISLVIEDTEKIVKHIVQGSLELGIVGAEISDKKIFQEKLISDEMCLFVSQKHKWADLSEVDMDMLFKEPFIIREPGSGTLKSFQASLVNMGCNKDDMNIIAEMGSTAAVIQGIKNNIGVSILSRMAVSDELQEKKIKAVAVKGLDLIRSFYLTTYKYKTPSPIAGAFMSSIKKEIKAQNENPA comes from the coding sequence ATGGATCTCTGGCAGCTTAATATTTTCTGCAAGGTAGTTGAGTTTAAAAGTTTTTCAAAAGCTGGAAAAAAGGCTAATCTGTCACAGCCTACAGTCAGCAGCCATATAAAAGACCTGGAAGATCATTTTGGATGCCGCCTTATTGACCGTCTTTCCAAAGAAGCTGTGCCAACCAGTGCAGGAAAACTGCTTTATGAATATGCAAAAAAACTCCTCAGACTGAGGGATGAAACTGAAACAGCCCTGGCAGAGTTTCACGGTAATATACAAGGGAGACTGATAATAGGCGGCAGTACAATTCCAGGTGTATATATCCTTCCCAGAATTATTGGTTCCTTTGTTAAAGAATATCCAGGGGTAACTATTTCTCTTGTTATTGAGGATACGGAAAAGATTGTAAAACATATTGTTCAAGGTAGTCTTGAACTGGGTATAGTCGGGGCTGAGATTTCAGATAAAAAAATTTTTCAGGAAAAACTGATAAGTGATGAGATGTGTCTTTTTGTGTCTCAAAAACATAAATGGGCAGATCTGTCTGAAGTTGATATGGATATGCTTTTTAAAGAACCTTTTATAATTCGGGAACCTGGTTCTGGAACATTAAAATCCTTTCAGGCCAGTCTTGTAAACATGGGCTGCAATAAAGATGATATGAATATTATAGCTGAAATGGGCAGTACTGCTGCTGTTATTCAGGGCATAAAAAATAATATAGGAGTATCCATTCTTTCACGCATGGCTGTATCTGATGAATTACAAGAAAAAAAAATAAAGGCAGTTGCTGTTAAAGGACTGGATTTAATTAGAAGTTTTTATCTGACAACATATAAATATAAAACACCCTCCCCTATTGCCGGGGCATTTATGAGCAGCATAAAAAAAGAGATAAAAGCTCAGAACGAAAACCCGGCCTGA
- the coaD gene encoding pantetheine-phosphate adenylyltransferase: MKKIAIYPGSFDPVTNGHLDLIERGLKIFDKIIVTILCNPGKTSLFTVDERKEMLQESLKDFPGVEVDSSHGLLVDYVVRRNAHAILRGMRAVSDFEYEFQMALMNRKLNRDVQTVFLMTGLRWIFTSSSIIKEAARFGGDIDDMVPAGVSMRIKKKFGLVNK; encoded by the coding sequence ATGAAAAAAATTGCCATTTATCCAGGATCTTTTGATCCTGTAACAAACGGTCATCTGGATCTTATTGAAAGAGGATTAAAGATATTTGATAAGATTATAGTTACTATTTTATGCAATCCTGGCAAAACAAGTCTTTTTACTGTTGATGAGCGCAAGGAAATGCTTCAGGAAAGCTTAAAAGATTTTCCAGGTGTAGAGGTTGACTCTTCCCACGGACTGCTTGTGGATTATGTGGTACGGAGAAATGCCCATGCAATCTTGAGAGGCATGAGGGCTGTTTCTGATTTTGAATATGAATTCCAGATGGCTTTGATGAACAGGAAACTTAATCGCGATGTTCAGACTGTTTTTCTTATGACTGGCCTTAGATGGATATTTACAAGTTCATCCATTATAAAAGAAGCTGCCCGTTTTGGAGGTGATATTGATGACATGGTTCCGGCTGGTGTGAGTATGAGAATAAAAAAGAAGTTTGGTCTGGTGAATAAATAA
- the rsmD gene encoding 16S rRNA (guanine(966)-N(2))-methyltransferase RsmD gives MRIIAGNLKGRKLNSVKGNAVRPTSDRMRESIFNILSRQVRHAVVLELFAGTGAMGIEAMSRGAASAVFIDKYKEALLTINKNIQTCRLGDKTRVISWDIAKNLKCLDSYDPCFNLVFMDPPYNKNLIKPGLKHICKSRSLAPEAVIVLEHSKDELIPEDISGLSVFDQRKYGKNLVSFICYDMTEL, from the coding sequence ATGAGAATTATTGCAGGAAATCTCAAAGGCCGGAAACTGAATTCAGTCAAGGGAAACGCTGTTCGTCCCACTTCTGACCGCATGAGGGAATCAATATTTAATATTTTATCCAGACAGGTCCGCCATGCTGTTGTCCTGGAACTATTTGCAGGAACCGGGGCAATGGGCATTGAAGCTATGAGCAGAGGAGCAGCATCAGCGGTTTTTATTGATAAATATAAAGAAGCTCTTTTAACAATTAATAAAAATATCCAAACCTGCAGACTTGGAGATAAAACAAGGGTTATCAGCTGGGATATTGCAAAAAATCTTAAATGCCTGGACTCATACGACCCATGCTTTAATTTGGTTTTTATGGATCCGCCTTATAATAAAAATCTTATAAAACCTGGATTAAAACACATTTGCAAAAGCAGATCCCTGGCACCAGAAGCTGTTATTGTTCTTGAACATTCAAAAGATGAGTTAATTCCTGAAGATATTTCAGGCTTGAGTGTTTTTGATCAGAGAAAATATGGAAAAAATCTTGTATCGTTTATTTGTTATGATATGACGGAATTATAA
- a CDS encoding sigma-54-dependent transcriptional regulator, producing MFPTIMIIDDEPSILQSLGGLLTDEGFEVLTASNGYEGLKKIEQEAPDLILLDIWMPGIDGIETLKEIKKIHPFLPVIIITGHGNIETAVKATKLGAFDLIEKPLSIDKIIVDINNALNFRRLEEENRFLRKKTIEKNAINGNSPAAMELIKQISIIAPTDSWILITGENGTGKELVARSIHQFSQRAEQALIDINCAAIPGERLESELFGHEKGAVEWSDNRKRGRLEMANEGTLFLDEIGDMKPDIQAKLLRVLQEQTFQRVGGGRTINVNVRVIAASNKDLEAEIKKGSFREDLFYRLNEIPLAVPPLRERLEDIPVLVNIFLDERAKQNGTPKKQISSQAMEMLCRYQWPGNIRELKNLMGRLAVMVEKDVIDIEDLPNPYNPDAEKGIRKDNTLFSLENITEATELFKKEFIVRKYYQLNQDIEKTADTIGIDIQELMQHLKDIKQA from the coding sequence ATGTTTCCAACAATTATGATTATAGATGACGAACCTTCCATACTTCAGTCTCTTGGTGGGTTATTAACTGATGAAGGTTTTGAAGTATTGACAGCTTCAAATGGTTATGAAGGTTTAAAGAAGATAGAGCAGGAGGCACCTGATTTGATTCTTTTGGATATCTGGATGCCTGGCATAGACGGTATTGAGACCTTAAAGGAGATAAAAAAAATTCATCCTTTTCTTCCGGTGATTATCATAACAGGGCATGGCAATATTGAAACAGCTGTAAAAGCTACCAAACTGGGAGCCTTTGATCTTATCGAAAAACCGCTTTCTATTGACAAGATCATTGTTGACATTAATAATGCCCTTAATTTCAGGCGGCTGGAAGAAGAAAACCGTTTTCTTCGCAAAAAAACCATTGAAAAAAACGCCATAAACGGAAACAGCCCTGCTGCAATGGAGCTTATTAAGCAAATATCTATTATTGCACCAACAGACTCCTGGATACTTATTACCGGGGAAAACGGAACAGGCAAAGAGCTTGTAGCAAGGAGTATTCACCAGTTCAGCCAGAGGGCGGAACAGGCGCTTATAGATATTAATTGTGCTGCTATTCCCGGGGAACGCCTTGAAAGCGAGTTGTTTGGTCATGAAAAAGGAGCTGTTGAATGGTCAGATAATAGAAAAAGAGGACGGCTGGAAATGGCAAATGAAGGTACCCTGTTTCTGGATGAAATAGGAGACATGAAACCTGACATCCAGGCAAAACTGCTGAGAGTGCTTCAGGAACAAACCTTTCAGAGGGTGGGCGGGGGCAGAACCATAAATGTAAATGTCAGGGTTATTGCAGCCAGTAATAAAGACCTTGAAGCAGAAATAAAAAAAGGCAGTTTCAGAGAGGATCTTTTTTACAGGCTTAATGAAATCCCCCTGGCTGTACCTCCTTTAAGGGAACGCCTGGAAGATATACCGGTACTTGTTAATATTTTTCTTGATGAGCGTGCAAAACAAAACGGGACTCCTAAAAAACAAATAAGCTCCCAGGCAATGGAGATGCTGTGCCGGTATCAATGGCCTGGAAATATCAGGGAATTGAAAAACTTAATGGGCCGTCTTGCTGTAATGGTGGAAAAAGATGTGATTGATATTGAAGACCTGCCAAATCCTTATAATCCTGACGCAGAAAAAGGGATTCGTAAGGATAATACACTTTTTTCATTAGAAAATATAACTGAAGCCACTGAATTGTTTAAAAAAGAATTTATTGTAAGAAAATATTATCAGCTGAATCAAGATATTGAGAAAACAGCAGATACCATTGGCATAGATATACAAGAACTGATGCAGCATTTAAAGGATATCAAACAGGCATGA